The window CAGCTCCCGGATATCACCGTCGATAGCAGCCGGTACGGTGAAATCGGGCGCCTGCGTTCCCTCGGTGATCATATCAGCTACCGTACGGCTGGAGGGGCATAGTTCCGACGGCGCGGGCCGGATCGGCCGGAAACGACATCCGGACGCCCGCAGTACCCTACTCCTCGAACCCGTCTTCCCACCGGAACCGACCGTTCCGCTGCACGACCTCGCCGTCGACCTCCAGCCGCGAATCCTCGCCCACGGTGGTGATCAGATCCACGTGGACCGCGCTGTCGTTGCCCGACTCGCCCTCGGGCAGGTTCGCGTCGTACGCCCGGCCCAGCGCGAGGTGGACGGTATCGCCCATTTTCTCGTCGAACAGGATGTTATCGGTGAACCGATCGATCCCGCGGTTCATCCCGACGCCGAGCTCACCCAGGCGGCGAGCGCCGTCGTCGGTCTCTAACACGTCGGCGATCACGGACTCGTTCTGGCCCGCCGCGAAGTCGACGACCTCGCCGTCCTCGAACGTCAGCCGGACGTCATTGACGCGCTTGCCCCGAATCGTCATCGGCACGTCGAACAGCACTTCGCCCTCGGTGGCGTACGGCGCCGTGAACACCTCGCCGCTGGGGAGGTTGTGGGAGTCGTACGCGACCGACGCGGCGCTGTTGACCGCAGTCCGGTCCTCGATCGACATCGTCAGGTCGGCGTCCTCGGTGACGAGGCGGACTTCGCTACCGTCGTCGAAGATCCGCTTGAGTTGCTCCATCTCATCGGCCAACGATTCCCAGTCCCGCAGGACGGCGTCGTAGACGAAGTCCT is drawn from Natronoarchaeum mannanilyticum and contains these coding sequences:
- a CDS encoding aminopeptidase — its product is MDERIREHAEVLVDWSARIESGDDVVMAVSGGAHELAVATAELLGERGANLVATYSSGEVQRAYLRGHDDEFDADPAHELALFENADAYLALGGGHNTSATADVPGERRRAHARATEEIREVRLATDWVKTVHPTRSLAQQAGMAYEEYQDFVYDAVLRDWESLADEMEQLKRIFDDGSEVRLVTEDADLTMSIEDRTAVNSAASVAYDSHNLPSGEVFTAPYATEGEVLFDVPMTIRGKRVNDVRLTFEDGEVVDFAAGQNESVIADVLETDDGARRLGELGVGMNRGIDRFTDNILFDEKMGDTVHLALGRAYDANLPEGESGNDSAVHVDLITTVGEDSRLEVDGEVVQRNGRFRWEDGFEE